A window from Felis catus isolate Fca126 chromosome B1, F.catus_Fca126_mat1.0, whole genome shotgun sequence encodes these proteins:
- the RPL34 gene encoding 60S ribosomal protein L34 — protein MVQRLTYRRRLSYNTASNKTRLSRTPGNRIVYLYTKKVGKAPKSACGVCPGRLRGVRAVRPKVLMRLSKTKKHVSRAYGGSMCAKCVRDRIKRAFLIEEQKIVVKVLKAQAQSQKAK, from the exons ATGGTCCAGCGTTTGACATACCGACGTAGGCTGTCCTACAATACAGCCTCTAACAAAACTAGGCT GTCCCGAACCCCAGGTAATAGAATCGTTTACCTTTATACCAAGAAGGTTGGGAAAGCACCAAAATCTGCATGTGGCGTGTGCCCAGGCCGACTTCGAGGA GTTCGTGCTGTGAGACCTAAAGTTCTTATGAGGCTGTCCAAAACGAAAAAGCACGTCAGCAGGGCCTACGGTGGTTCCATGTGTGCTAAGTGTGTTCGTGACAG gatCAAACGTGCATTCCTTATTGAGGAGCAGAAAATCGTTGTGAAAGTGTTGAAGGCACAAGCACAGAGTCAGAAagctaaataa